In Thermodesulfobacteriota bacterium, one DNA window encodes the following:
- a CDS encoding DUF5675 family protein: MKTKIVRLEESTQGALGVLLIDDVIFCFTLEPDRNEKGKLYIPQGEYHCKRFHGTKWKNTFEIVVPGHTAVLFHSGNTEADTLGCILLGATTGKLKGNRAVLNSGETFKNFLDRTKDVNEFPLIIEDSY; encoded by the coding sequence AAGATAGTTAGACTTGAAGAAAGTACTCAGGGAGCCTTGGGGGTATTGCTAATTGATGATGTTATCTTCTGTTTTACATTAGAACCAGACAGAAATGAAAAAGGAAAGTTATATATCCCACAAGGAGAATATCATTGTAAGAGATTTCACGGTACAAAGTGGAAGAATACCTTTGAGATAGTAGTACCTGGTCATACAGCAGTTTTATTCCATTCAGGAAATACCGAAGCCGATACTCTGGGTTGTATTCTTCTTGGTGCCACTACTGGTAAACTAAAGGGGAATAGGGCTGTTTTAAATAGTGGAGAGACGTTTAAAAACTTCTTAGACAGAACCAAAGATGTTAATGAGTTTCCTCTTATTATTGAAGATAGCTATTAA